The Agromyces sp. G08B096 DNA window GGCGGTGCATCGTGTCGGCGAGCCGGGTCTCGCTCATGGGTCCGTCGGCATAGGGCGACGAGAACCCGAATCCCGGCAGGCTCGGCACGACGACATCGAAGTCGGCGAGTCGGTCGGCGAAGTCGAGCTGCAGCGCGAACGTGTGCGGCCAGCCGTGCATGACGAGCAGCACGGGCGCGTCGGGCCGGCCGGAGCGGAGATGCACGAAGTGGACGTCGGCGTCATCGATCCGGGCGAGGAACTGCGGGTGGCCGTTGAGCCACGTCTCACGGGCCCGCCAGTCCCATGCGAGCCACGAGTCGACGAGCTCCCGGAGGTACGAGGCATCCATGCCCGAGGCAGGACGCCTGGGGGAGTCGGGCAGCAGGCGCGCCCGGCCCAGCTCGAGTCTCAGCCGCAGCTCGTCGAGGGCGTCGTCGGACACGCGGACGGTGAAGGGGCGCACCTCGGTCATATCGAGAACCTATGGCCGGCCGCCGACATCCCGTCGGGGCGCCGCACCCGGCGGCGCGCCCGACGAGCGGCAGCTCAGGCCGTCGGTGCGACGCTGCCGAGCGCGGCGCGGAGCCCGTCGACGAGCGGCGTCGTCGGGCGCCCGATGAGCTCCGCGAGCACGGGCTGCGCGTCGGCGAGCACGCCGCGGCGGATCGCGTCGTCGATGCCCGCGACGAACCCGGCGGTGCCGGCGTCGAGCCCGGCGCCCTGGAGGGCCGCGACGTGCTCGTCGGTCGAGAGGCGCCGGTAGGTCACGTCGCGCCCGGTGAGCTCGGATGCCGTGGCCGCGAGCTCCTCGTACGACCACGCCGTCTCGCCGGAGAGCTCGAGCACGTCGCCGTCGCGGGCGGCGCCGAGCAGCACCGCGGCGGCCGCTTCGGCGTAGTCGGCGCGGGAGGCGCTCGCCACGCGTCCGTCGCCGGCCGAGGCGGTGATCTCGCCGGTCTCGGCGGCCCGGGCGACGTCGGCGACGTAGTTCTCGGTGTACCAGTTGTTGCGGAGCACCACGGCGGGCACGCCCGATGCGGCGAGGTGCTCCTCGGTCGCGCGGTGGTCGGCGGCGAGCGCGAAGTCCGCGGTGGTCGCGTGCGGCGCGCTGGTGTAGACGAGCCGGCCGACGCCCGCGGCGGCGGCCGCGTCGATGACCGCTCGGTGCCCGTCGACGCGCTGCCCCGGCACCGATCCGGAGACGAGGAGCATCCGGTCGACGCGGTCGAGGGCGGCCGCGATCGTCTCGGGGCGGTCGTAGTCGAGCGTCGCGGTGCGGACGCCGCGCTCGGCGAGGTCGGCGAGGCGCGAGGTGTCGCGGGCGGTCGCGACGACCTCGGCCGGGTCGGCGCCGCGGGCGAGGAGGGCGTCGATGACGAGCCGGCCGAGCTGGCCGCTGGCGGCGGTGACGAGGATGGTCATGCGTGGGTCCTTCCGTTCGGGCGGAGCGGCGCGGTGCACCGTCCTCTCGAAACCAACCGGATGCCCCCTGAGAGACATTCCTCGAATCGGGTACCCACTTTGCCGTAAGGTACCCACATGACGGTAAGTCTTGCGCAGATCCGGAAGACCCGCGGCGAGGTGTTCACCGCCGGATGCCCCACCCGCGTGGTCCTCGATCACGTGATGTCGAAGTGGGGCGTGCTCGTGCTGCTGGCGCTCTCCGAGGGCACCCATCGGTGGGGCGAGCTCCGCCGCGAGGTCGACGGCATCTCCGAGAAGATGCTCGCG harbors:
- a CDS encoding NAD(P)H-binding protein translates to MTILVTAASGQLGRLVIDALLARGADPAEVVATARDTSRLADLAERGVRTATLDYDRPETIAAALDRVDRMLLVSGSVPGQRVDGHRAVIDAAAAAGVGRLVYTSAPHATTADFALAADHRATEEHLAASGVPAVVLRNNWYTENYVADVARAAETGEITASAGDGRVASASRADYAEAAAAVLLGAARDGDVLELSGETAWSYEELAATASELTGRDVTYRRLSTDEHVAALQGAGLDAGTAGFVAGIDDAIRRGVLADAQPVLAELIGRPTTPLVDGLRAALGSVAPTA
- a CDS encoding helix-turn-helix domain-containing protein encodes the protein MTVSLAQIRKTRGEVFTAGCPTRVVLDHVMSKWGVLVLLALSEGTHRWGELRREVDGISEKMLASTLRTLEADGLVRRRSYPEVPPRVEYALTPLGDELMERMLPLMGWVADHADAIVSR